The following coding sequences are from one Geothrix sp. window:
- a CDS encoding tautomerase family protein — MPLVRISHRSGASEAYRQALSDGIQEAMAGTVNVPPDDRFHILTEHAAGLIFDAHYLGIERTPDWVAIQITLRRGRTVEMKQALYRRIAENLARNPGLRAEDILVCLVENDLADWSFGNGEAQYVR; from the coding sequence ATGCCCCTCGTCCGCATCTCCCACCGGTCCGGCGCCTCCGAAGCCTACCGGCAGGCCCTGTCCGACGGCATCCAGGAGGCGATGGCAGGCACCGTCAACGTGCCTCCGGACGACCGTTTCCACATCCTCACCGAGCATGCGGCCGGCCTGATCTTCGATGCCCACTATCTGGGCATCGAGCGGACGCCCGACTGGGTGGCCATCCAGATCACCCTGCGCCGGGGCCGGACCGTGGAAATGAAGCAGGCCCTCTACCGCCGCATCGCCGAGAACCTGGCCCGGAATCCCGGTCTGCGCGCCGAGGACATCCTGGTCTGCCTGGTGGAGAACGACCTGGCGGACTGGTCCTTCGGCAATGGCGAAGCGCAGTATGTCCGCTGA
- a CDS encoding DinB family protein, with the protein MSFDAVTRESFLRRYRQGAALLRQAWNEVPAGARTWRPGEGKWSAHEVVIHCADSETYAAIRIRLLLGEAEPLVVGYDETAWAKRFDYHASDPELALHLVETARAHTAAMLDRLPEEAWGRMGRHTQSGPYGTDDWLRSYGEHLEIHAAQIRRNLAAWQNR; encoded by the coding sequence ATGTCCTTCGACGCTGTCACCCGGGAGTCCTTCCTCCGCCGCTACCGCCAGGGCGCCGCGCTGCTGCGGCAGGCCTGGAACGAAGTTCCCGCCGGGGCCCGGACCTGGCGCCCCGGCGAGGGCAAGTGGAGCGCCCACGAGGTGGTGATCCACTGCGCCGACTCGGAGACCTACGCGGCCATCCGCATCCGGCTCCTGCTGGGGGAGGCCGAGCCCTTGGTCGTGGGCTACGACGAGACCGCCTGGGCGAAGCGCTTCGACTACCACGCCTCGGATCCCGAGCTGGCCCTGCACCTGGTGGAGACCGCACGCGCCCACACGGCCGCCATGCTCGACCGGCTGCCCGAGGAGGCCTGGGGCCGCATGGGCCGCCACACCCAGAGCGGACCCTATGGAACCGATGACTGGCTGCGGAGCTACGGGGAGCACCTGGAGATCCACGCGGCCCAGATCCGACGCAACCTCGCGGCCTGGCAGAACCGCTGA
- a CDS encoding arylamine N-acetyltransferase family protein, producing MSAELDLGAYLRRIGLKEPPLADLAGLRALHLAHATSIPFENLDIQLGLPIHLDLTSLQAKLVRQRRGGYCFEHNTLFQAVLKATGFEVISCEARVRLGAQVLLPRTHMLLLVRLGGSDWLADAGFGGEGLLGPVPLDGAAHVQFLNTYRVGEEGGLRVLQSFHHGAWEDLYAFEPAPRFPIDFELASHYTSTHPDSRFIKTLTAQLPGPEVRRILRNRAYAELRGDQVAGRELAPEEVIPMLRGTFGIDVPEGARFLALEG from the coding sequence ATGTCCGCTGAGCTGGACCTGGGCGCCTACCTTCGGCGCATCGGCCTGAAGGAACCGCCCCTGGCGGATCTGGCGGGCCTGCGGGCGCTGCACCTTGCCCATGCCACGAGCATTCCCTTCGAGAACCTGGACATCCAGCTGGGCCTGCCCATCCATCTCGACTTGACTTCGCTGCAGGCCAAGCTGGTTCGGCAGCGGCGAGGCGGCTACTGCTTCGAGCACAACACGCTGTTCCAGGCCGTGCTGAAGGCCACCGGGTTCGAGGTCATTTCCTGCGAGGCCCGGGTGCGGCTGGGGGCGCAAGTGCTGCTCCCCCGCACCCACATGCTGCTGCTGGTGCGGCTGGGCGGGAGCGACTGGCTGGCGGACGCGGGTTTCGGGGGCGAGGGCCTGCTTGGGCCGGTGCCCCTGGACGGGGCGGCCCACGTGCAGTTCCTGAACACCTACCGGGTGGGCGAGGAGGGCGGTCTGCGCGTGCTCCAGTCCTTCCATCACGGCGCCTGGGAGGATCTCTACGCCTTCGAGCCCGCGCCGCGCTTCCCCATCGACTTCGAGCTGGCCAGCCACTACACCAGCACCCATCCCGACTCGCGCTTCATCAAGACGCTCACCGCCCAGCTGCCCGGGCCGGAGGTGCGTCGGATCCTCCGCAACCGCGCCTACGCCGAGCTGCGGGGCGATCAGGTGGCGGGCCGCGAGCTGGCGCCGGAGGAAGTGATCCCCATGCTGCGGGGGACCTTCGGGATCGACGTGCCCGAGGGGGCAAGGTTCCTGGCACTGGAGGGCTGA
- the ggt gene encoding gamma-glutamyltransferase produces MRLLTACLVLGFTALSVRAGDRVTGRAFATRSEVAAQHGMACTSQALVTQIALDVLKQGGSAVDAAIAADAALGLMEPTGSGMGGDLYAIVWDAKTKKLHGLNASGRSPKSLTLDHFKKLGLKHIPPHGPLPVSVPGCVDGWFELHRKFGKLPMAQVLAPAIRYAKEGFPVSELIAYYWDRSVPVLGKFPGFLETYTVDGKRGPKSGEVFRNPRLAKTLETVAKEGRDAFYKGDIARKIDAYMKTQGGFLSYEDLAAHHSDWVEPVSVNYRGYDVWELPPNGQGIAALQMLNILEGYDFSKIPFGSPQHVHLFTEAKKLTFEDRAKFYADAPFMKVPLSWLLSKDYATQRRALIDENRAARRLEAGHPPLKEGDTIYLTTADGEGNMVSLIQSNYRGMGSGMTPGDLGFCLQDRGELFNLEEGNANTYAPGKRPFHTIIPGFITKDGQPFLSYGVMGGEFQPIGHAQIVMNMIDFGMNAQEAGDAPRMSHDGSPEPTGEKGKLPGTIQLESGFPYETVRELMNRGHGVGWLFGGYGGYQAIRWDPKQKVYFGASESRKDGQAAGF; encoded by the coding sequence ATGCGCCTCCTGACTGCCTGTCTCGTCCTGGGTTTCACAGCCCTGTCTGTTCGGGCCGGCGACCGCGTCACCGGCCGCGCTTTCGCCACGCGCTCCGAAGTGGCGGCCCAGCACGGCATGGCCTGCACCAGCCAGGCCCTCGTCACCCAGATCGCCCTGGACGTGCTGAAGCAGGGCGGCTCCGCCGTCGACGCGGCCATCGCGGCGGACGCGGCCCTGGGCCTCATGGAGCCCACGGGCAGCGGCATGGGCGGCGACCTCTACGCCATCGTGTGGGACGCCAAGACGAAGAAGCTGCATGGCCTCAACGCCAGCGGCCGCTCGCCGAAATCCCTCACCCTCGATCACTTCAAGAAGCTGGGGCTCAAGCACATCCCGCCCCATGGCCCCCTGCCCGTGAGCGTGCCCGGCTGCGTGGATGGCTGGTTCGAACTGCACCGGAAATTCGGCAAGCTCCCCATGGCCCAGGTGCTGGCCCCGGCCATCCGCTACGCCAAGGAAGGGTTCCCGGTCTCCGAACTCATCGCCTACTACTGGGATCGCAGCGTACCGGTACTAGGCAAGTTCCCGGGCTTCCTGGAGACCTACACGGTCGACGGCAAGCGGGGCCCCAAGAGCGGCGAGGTCTTCCGCAACCCGCGACTGGCTAAGACGCTGGAAACCGTCGCCAAAGAGGGCCGGGACGCCTTCTACAAGGGCGACATCGCCCGGAAGATCGACGCCTACATGAAGACCCAGGGCGGTTTCCTCAGCTATGAGGATCTGGCCGCCCACCACTCGGACTGGGTGGAGCCGGTCAGCGTGAACTACCGCGGCTACGACGTGTGGGAGCTGCCCCCCAACGGCCAGGGCATCGCCGCCCTGCAGATGCTGAACATCCTCGAGGGCTACGATTTCTCGAAGATCCCCTTCGGCAGCCCGCAGCATGTGCATCTCTTCACCGAGGCCAAGAAGCTGACCTTCGAGGACCGGGCGAAGTTCTACGCCGATGCCCCCTTCATGAAGGTGCCGCTGTCCTGGCTGCTCTCGAAGGATTACGCCACCCAGCGCCGCGCCCTCATCGATGAGAACCGCGCCGCGCGCCGGCTGGAAGCGGGCCACCCACCCCTGAAGGAGGGCGACACCATCTACCTCACCACCGCCGACGGTGAAGGCAACATGGTGAGCCTCATCCAGAGCAACTACCGCGGCATGGGCAGCGGCATGACGCCCGGCGACCTGGGCTTCTGCCTCCAGGACCGCGGCGAGCTGTTCAACCTGGAGGAGGGCAACGCCAACACCTACGCCCCCGGCAAGAGGCCCTTCCACACCATCATCCCGGGCTTCATCACCAAGGACGGCCAGCCCTTCCTCAGCTACGGCGTCATGGGCGGCGAGTTCCAGCCCATCGGCCACGCCCAGATCGTGATGAACATGATCGATTTCGGCATGAACGCCCAGGAGGCAGGCGATGCGCCGCGCATGAGCCACGACGGGTCGCCAGAGCCCACCGGAGAGAAGGGCAAACTGCCCGGCACCATCCAGCTGGAGAGCGGCTTCCCCTACGAGACCGTGCGGGAGCTCATGAACCGTGGCCATGGCGTGGGCTGGCTGTTCGGCGGCTACGGCGGCTACCAGGCCATCCGCTGGGATCCCAAACAGAAGGTCTACTTCGGCGCCTCGGAGTCGCGGAAGGATGGGCAGGCCGCCGGCTTCTGA